In the Sarcophilus harrisii chromosome 3, mSarHar1.11, whole genome shotgun sequence genome, one interval contains:
- the DDIAS gene encoding DNA damage-induced apoptosis suppressor protein: MNRRRKFLIASIVAIQNSSFIYPSCQKCFSRVILVSKRFDCSKCGFTGEVKNVTYRYKLSLKVSDANRLFVITVFGSCLDAFFGITATCLNRYIKDSDQVEATVSSNSIQDLLIQAVQACFVGRTFIFGVTNFENQGEQTSVSSNFFKKCSHNDRNIKELVACQISLPNSDLTGYTVINYFDHLLQSSNFKNIHCGPQLLESHLLEGDYPSSELSSLGSSGSSSGFVQSSDRDRLSGLWQQFLGLAPVVIQPADDEDFSISEQSKADGVLLQQKERAPSAEVTLVSNHHSPSQNCHSPHLSLSEESERGKPDTESGLPASHLTVILKNDQEIGAANNENSFRLLKMKQSLGESSINLSSATLETKEKCSQLNLVYHQNHNLDFSSSFQKRLSFNTTLSPSHKASAGDTQEEDPEIWDDLPFSESLNAFMAVIENENMTAQATNCHNLSPVDGHCGRLLVSPQKATGNMSVPHLKSEVKQKNCGKSNVLPSCGSKVISTSRKEMQQFNIANGFSTSVKGKENSDCAKLNANVSALPQASKDFRMYLSLKKSNSFPQYKVEIISSTNTSENIHSCANTKYSVKCGRRQSSEMDRTATSLCSENHVFSDACARNKGHSICLQNQEGTFTECKKLVQSSNTCYNKNVSTNAFTLMPEFQGITSTSVKENLLQNDSSTHDINYNASADLFDVSAKEMETVAEYIDKSQGILPTWETVLTENYPLFNFSLSPIDDNCSHFRRRSSSQNILHKTRTHSSPYFQSDSEYDLGDSQEFVPYLQSTPIVPIPHRLRVHRIKKSLQKYPRLYTNLHSKYKKSAMTFEDGIQQSTPNFLKNKNSAGLKSRHTSIADDSQQILINSSPIKFFESNFDDWILPTTKKAFPSPVLPTSEKCGLSFRGPDKWPAACSTPNQTEEPKTKKRKMEQNTDKGLIEKEFHLKNRVTTRKQITSEFENWEDSSGCCSKNVALRTDSLSNVKCRLSFSESEPPSAAEIPSDWSPELFTQSQPKRISKHLLKIPVWKL; this comes from the exons gTTTGATTGCTCCAAATGTGGCTTTACTGGTGAAGTCAAGAATGTCACTTATAGATATAAACTCTCCTTAAAAGTTTCCGATGCAAACAGATTGTTTGTAATTACTGTGTTTGGAAGCTGCCTAGATGCATTTTTTGGTATCACTGCCACTTGCCTAAACAG GTATATAAAAGATTCTGATCAAGTTGAAGCAACAGTGAGCAGTAATTCAATACAGGATTTATTAATTCAAGCAGTCCAAGCCTGCTTTGTTGGGAGAACCTTTATTTTTGGAGTGACG AATTTTGAAAACCAAGGTGAACAGACTTCGGTTTCtagtaatttctttaaaaaatgctctCACAATGACAGGAACATTAAAGAACTAGTAGCCTGCCAGATTTCCCTGCCAAACTCAGATCTCACAGGGTACACAGTTATCAACTACTTTGATCACCTTTTGCAGTCTTCTAATTTCAAGAACATTCACTGTGGGCCACAGCTCCTTGAAAGCCATTTACTGGAAGGTGATTACCCTAGCAGTGAGCTCAGCAGCTTAGGTAGCTCTGGCAGCAGCTCTGGTTTTGTTCAGTCAAGTGACAGAGATCGTCTTTCAGGGCTTTGGCAGCAGTTCCTTGGACTCGCTCCAGTTGTTATACAACCAGCTGATGATGAAGATTTCTCCATTTCTGAGCAGAGTAAGGCCGATGGTGTTCTCCTACAGCAGAAAGAGAGGGCCCCTTCTGCTGAGGTCACCCTTGTCAGTAATCATCACAGCCCTAGTCAGAATTGTCACAGCCCTCACTTGTCTCTGAGTGAGGAGAGTGAAAGGGGAAAGCCAGATACAGAATCTGGCTTACCAGCTAGTCATCTGACTGTCATTCTTAAAAACGATCAGGAGATTGGAGCTGCCaataatgaaaatagttttcgccttttaaaaatgaagcagtcACTTGGAGAAAGCAGCATAAATCTTTCCTCTGCTACTCTGGAGACAAAAGAGAAGTGTTCTCAGCTTAACTTAGTTTATCACCAGAATCACAATTTAGACTTCTCTTCAAGCTTTCAGAAGAGATTATCATTTAACACAACATTATCTCCTAGCCACAAAGCAAGTGCTGGTGATACACAGGAGGAGGACCCTGAAATTTGGGATGATCTGCCATTCTCTGAAAGTCTAAATGCTTTTATGGCAGTTATTGAAAATGAGAACATGACAGCTCAGGCCACAAATTGTCATAACCTCAGTCCAGTGGATGGTCATTGTGGCAGATTATTAGTAAGTCCACAGAAAGCTACTGGGAATATGTCTGTAccacatttgaagtcagaagtaaaacagaaaaacTGTGGCAAAAGTAATGTTCTTCCCAGCTGTGGCTCTAAAGTGATCTCTACTTCCCGAAAGGAAATGCAACAATTTAACATAGCCAATGGCTTTTCAACAAgtgttaaaggaaaagaaaattctgacTGTGCTAAACTTAATGCCAATGTATCAGCCCTACCTCAGGCTTCAAAAGACTTTAGAATGTacctttctcttaaaaaaagtAACAGTTTTCCACAATACAAAGTTGAAATTATTTCAAGTACTAATACTTCTGAAAATATTCATTCTTGTGCCAATACAAAATATTCTGTGAAATGTGGAAGAAGGCAATCTTCAGAAATGGACAGAACAGCTACTTCTTTGTGTTCTGAAAATCATGTGTTTTCTGATGCTTGTGCAAGAAATAAAGGACATTCTATTTGCCTACAGAATCAAGAAGGAACTTTTACAGAATGCAAGAAACTTGTGCAGAGCTCAAATACttgttataataaaaatgtgaGTACAAATGCATTTACATTAATGCCAGAATTTCAAGGAATAACGTCTACATCTGTAAAagaaaacttgcttcaaaatgaCTCTTCTACTCATGATATCAATTATAATGCTTCTGCTGATCTCTTTGATGTTAGtgccaaagaaatggaaactgtgGCAGAATATATTGATAAATCACAAGGCATTTTGCCAACATGGGAAACTGTTTTGACAGAAAATTATCCTTTGTTTAATTTTAGCCTTAGTCCTATAGATGATAATTGTAGCCATTTTCGAAGAAGGTCATCTTCACAAAACATACTTCACAAAACAAGAACACATTCTTCACCTTATTTTCAATCAGATTCAGAGTATGATCTGGGAGATAGCCAAGAATTTGTCCCATATTTACAGTCAACTCCTATTGTCCCAATTCCTCATAGACTTAGAGTCCATagaattaaaaaatctttacaaaaatatcCTAGACTTTATACCAATCTGCACTCCAAATATAAAAAATCAGCGATGACCTTTGAAGATGGCATACAGCAATCTACCCCcaatttcctaaaaaataaaaactcagctGGTCTGAAATCTAGGCATACTTCCATAGCTGATGATTCACAGCAAATATTAATCAATAGTAGTCCTATTAAGTTCTTTGAAAGTAATTTTGATGATTGGATTCTCCccactacaaaaaaagcattTCCTTCACCTGTACTTCCCACCTCAGAAAAATGTGGATTAAGTTTCAGGGGCCCAGATAAATGGCCTGCTGCTTGCAGTACCCCTAATCAAACTGAGGAACCCAAAACCAAAAAGAGGAAGATGGAACAAAATACTGATAAAGGTTTAATTGAGAAAGAATTTCATCTAAAGAACAGAGTGACAACTAGGAAACAAATTACTTCTGAATTTGAAAATTGGGAAGACAGTAGTGGCTGTTGTTCCAAAAATGTAGCTCTCAGGACTGATTCCCTCTCAAATGTTAAGTGTAGACTTTCGTTTTCTGAAAGTGAGCCCCCTTCAGCTGCTGAAATTCCAAGTGACTGGTCTCCTGAATTGTTCACACAAAGTCAGCCAAAACGAATTTCTAAACACTTATTAAAGATTCCTGTTTGGAAACTTTAG